The sequence below is a genomic window from Methylocystis sp. IM3.
GCCGCGATCGACTACGGCGCGACGCCCAGGCGTTTCACGCCGGGCTGGGAGCTCCTGTTCAGCAAGGCGGAACTGCCCGTTCCCTATCTCGCCTTCACCCTCGGTCTCGCGGGGGGCGCGATGGCGTCCGCGCGCCTGAGGGACCCGGCGCGGTTGAAATGGAGAGGGACGAGCCCCCTCCGTCTGTTGCGCGCCATTCGGGCTTAGGGGCAGGCGTCCCAGAAGCCGGCGCGGCGCGAGGCGTCGGTGTAGTACCAGCACAGGCCCGGGGCCGGCGCGGCGGAAGTCGCATAGGCGGCCGCAGCGGCCGCGCCCAGGAACCCGAGCGCCGCCCCCGCGGCGATGGCGCCGCCGGGACGCCAGCCGTAATGCGGACGACGCCATCCGCCCCAATAGCCGCCATGGAAGCCGGGCCGCACGGCATGGCCGGGCCGATAGGCCGGCGGGCGGATATGGGCCGGCGGGCGATGCACGGGCGGGCGGACATGCGCCGGCGGCCGTACATGGCCGCCGCCTGGCCTGCCGCCGTGGTATTGGATCTGTGTCGGTTGAGCCGCCGTCTCGGGCGCAGGCGCGGCGGGCAGAGCGAGGACGTCCGCCGTCTGGCTCAGAATGATCGCGCCAACTGTCGCAGCCGCGCAGAAGCGCACACAGAACCTTTTCATGGCATTGCCTCCTTCCGGCCCGCATGAGATTTGGCCGCTTTCCCCTCATGCGCCATGCGCTGCGGGAGGCCAAGCGCCTGCATGCTCATTTCGGGCGCCCGTGGATGCGGCTTGACCTTCCGCGTCCGGCTCCCTATCCCTCGTGACAGCCAGTCGGCCGGACGGCCGCTGCGTCATGCAGAGGAAAGTCCGGGCTCCACGGAGACACGGCGCCGGATAACGTCCGGCGGGGGCGACCCCAGGGAAAGCGCCACAGAAAGTAAACCGCCGGGCTTTGGCCCGGCAAGGGTGAAAGGGTGCGGTAAGAGCGCACCGCCTGGGCGGCAACGCTCAGGGCATGGCAAGCCCCGCCGGGAGCAAAACCGAATAGGGGCGACCGAGAGCCTGGCGACAGGCTTTCAACCCGTCTCCGGGATGTCGCCCGGGTTGGTTGCTCGAGGCGGTCGGCGACGACCGTCCCAGAGGAATGGCCGTCACGCGCGTTTCGCGGGCAACTGCGGGCGCGCCATACAGAACCCGGCTTACAGGCCGGCTGGCTCTCGCTTTTTTGTCCGGGACAGGACGCGCGCGGCGCGCCTGCGTAAACGCTCCCTTAAGACTAACAAAGCTTAATGGCTTCTGGCGCCTTTGTGCAGGCGCTGCGGCGCGCCGCCGCTTAGAGCCCATTTTGAACAGACGATGGCCCGCCAGACAATTTTGCCGCGACGCTCCCCCACCGCGACACGGGCCGGCGAAGGCCTTGCGGCGGCGCGGCGCGTCGGGCGGGCCGCAAGAACAAATGCGAGGATGAGCGCGATGGGCGGCGACAGAGGCGCGGACCTCGACCCCGCGGCGGGCGGATCCGTCCGGCATGTGCCGGTGTTGCTCGAGGAGGCGGTCGCGGCGCTGCGCCCGCGCGACGGCGGCCGCTACCTCGACGCGACCTTCGGCGCGGGCGGCTATACGCGCGCCCTTCTCGCCGCCGCCGATACGAAAGTGCTGGCCCTCGATCGCGACCCGACGGCGATTGCCGCCGGCGCCGATCTGGTGGCGGAGGCGGCTGGCCGCCTGACCCTCGTCGAGGCGCGTTTCTCGGAGCTCGAAACGGTCGCGACGTCGCAGGGCTTCGCGCCGCTCGACGGCGCCGTCTTCGACATCGGCGTCTCCTCGATGCAGTTCGACGAGGCCGAGCGCGGCTTTTCTTTTCGCGGCGACGGCCCGCTCGACATGCGCATGGAGGGCAAAGGCGTCAGCGCCGCCGAGATCGTGAACGAGGCGGATGAAGAGACGCTCGCCGATATTCTCTATTTCTACGGCGAGGAGCGCGCCGCCCGCCGCATCGCGCGCGCCATCGCCCACGACCGCAAGCTTGCGCCTTTTCTCTCGACGAAGCCGCTCGCCGAGATGATCGCCCGCGTCGCGCCCGGCCGGCCCGGCGACATCCACCCCGCGACGAAAAGCTTTCAGGCTTTGCGCATCGCGGTCAACGACGAGCTCGGCCAATTGCTCGACGGTCTCGCGGCCGCCGAGCGCGTGCTGGCGGAAGGCGGGCGCCTCGCCGTCGTCACCTTTCATTCGCTCGAAGACCGGATCGTGAAGCAGTTTCTCTCGGAGCGGTGCGGGCGGGGCGAGACGGGGTCGCGCCGTCTTCCCGGCGAGCGCGCGCCGCCGCCGCCGAGCTTCGTCTGCGAGGGGCGGCAACCCGTCGCGCCGACGCAGGAGGAGACGGCGGCCAATCCGCGCGCCCGTTCCGCCAAGCTGCGCCATGGGACGCGCACCGCTGCGCCGCCCTTTCCTTTGACCGACAAACTCGTGCGGCTCGTCCGGCTTCCGGCGCGCGACAAGGGAAAAGCCTAAATGATCCGGCTCCTCAACATCGTTGCGATCAGCGCGCTCGTCGGCTCGGCCGTCTACGCCTATACGATCAAATATCAGACGAGCTACCGGGCCGAGCAGATCGCCAAGACCAAGCTCGAAATCAAGGCCGAGCGCGACGCCATCGCCGTATTGCGGGCGGATTGGGCCTATATGACGCGGCCCGAACGATTGCAGCCGCTCGCGGATCAATATCTGCCCGACATGAAGCCGCTTCAGGTGACGCAGCTCGTCCCGGCGCAGGCGTTGCCGCAAAAGACGCGCACGGACTCGATCGGGGCCAAGCTCAGCGAGATCGGCCTCAGCGTGTCGGCGACGCCACCCGCAATCCCGGCCGCGCCGACGACCACGCCGAAATCCGAACCGGCGAAGGCGAAAAGCGCGACGCCGAAAGTGACGAACGCCGCCCGGGCGCCGAACGCCGGCCCGTCCGCTTCGAGCCAGGAGCCGAAAAAGCCATGACCGAGCCCTCGCGCAAGCCAGAGAACACGCCAGAGACGACGGTGGAGCCCGAAATGGCGTTCGCCGCCGAGGCGCAGAAGCCGTCACGCTGGCGGGCCATGGTTCGCAGCGTCTTTTCGACGAGCCTCGACAAGAGCGGACCGCGCATGCGGCTCGCGGCGTTGGGCTTTCTGGCGCTTTACGGCGTCATCGGCGCCAAGCTCGTCTATCTCGGCTTCAGGCCCGAGCCGGCCACGACCCGCCGCGCCGCCGCCGAGGCCGTCGCGGCCTCGCGTCCCGATATTCTCGACCGCAACGGCGAAGTGCTGGCGAGCGACGTGAAAGTCATGTCGGTCTTCGCCGAGCCGCGCCGGCTCATCGACAAGGACGAAGCGACGGAGCTGCTCACCGCCGTCCTGCCGGATGTCGACTCCAAGGAGCTGCGCGACCGGCTGGGTTCGAAGAAGGGCTTCGTCTGGGTGAAGCGCGAAGTCTCGCCGCATCAGCGCGACGAGGTGTTTCATCTGGGCCTTCCGGGCGTCGGCCTCATCGCGGAAAACAAACGCGTTTATCCCAATGGTCCGATTGGCGCCCATGTGCTCGGCTTCGCCAATGTCGACAACCAGGGCATCGCCGGCATCGAGAAATACATCGACGGGCAGGGCCTCGCCGATCTGCACAATCTCGGGTTCGGCGGGACGCCGGACGAGCTTCAGCCGGTTACGCTCTCGCTCGACATTCGGGCGACCCATGCGCTGCGCGACGAGCTCGTGAGAGGCGTCGAGCATTTCAAGGCCAAGGCCGGCGCCGCTGCGATCATGGACGTCAATACAGGCGAGCTGATCGCGCTCGCCTCCTATCCCGACTACGACCCCAACAAGCCGACCGAGGCGCTCGATCCGATCCACATCAACCGCATGAATGTCGGCGTCTATGAGATGGGCTCGACCTTCAAGGCGCTCACGATCGCCATGGCGCTCGACTCGGGCAAGGTCAATCTGAACTCCCGCCTCGACGCACGCGGCGCGCTCTCCTTCGGGCGCTTCAAGATTCACGATTATCACGCTCAGAACCGCGCGCTGACCGTGCCGGAGGTTTTCACTTACTCATCGAACGTCGGCACCGCGCGCATGGCGATGGGGCAGGGCGTCGAGAAGCACAAGGCCTTTCTGCGCAAGATGGGCCAGCTCACGCGCATGCGCACCGAGTTGCCCGAAAGCGCCGAGCCGATCGTGCCCAGGAACTGGGGCGAGCTCAATACGATGACCATCGCCTTCGGCCACGGCCTGGCGGTGGCGCCGCTGCAGGCGATGATGGCGGTCGGCGCGCTGATGAACGGCGGCTATCTCATGACGCCCACATTTTTGAAGCGCACGCCGGAAGAGGCGATGAAGAACGCCGTGCAGGTGATCAAGCCTGAGACGAGCGAAGCCATGCGCTATCTCATGCGGCTCAACGCCGAGATCGGCACGGCGAAGAAAGTCGACATCAACGGCTATTACGTGGGCGGCAAGACCGGCACGGCCGAAAAGGTGATCGGCGGCCATTACTCCAAAACCCGCCTGTTCACGACCTTCATGGCCGTCTCGCCCGCCGACAAGCCGAAATATCTCTTCCTCACCATCATGGACGAGCCGCAGGGCCTGCCCGAAACCGGCGGCTATGCGACGGCCGCCTATAATTCGGGCCACGTCACGGGGCAGATCATCGAGCGCGTCGGGCCGATCCTCGGCCTCGCCCCGCGCTTCGAGCCGCCGCATCTGCCCTTCCCGCTGCTCGCCAAACTCGGCTATGGCATGGCCAATGTTCCCGCGACCGGAGGCCATGGCCACTGATGCGTCTCGACAAGCTGCTCGCCATGGACGACCTCGACCCCGCCCTTGCGGGGCTGGAGATCGACGGCCTCACGGCGGATAGCCGCGCGGCCGGCGAGAGCTTCGCCTTTTTCGCTATCCCAGGCCACGCGGGGGATGGCCTTTCCTTTGTGAACGATGCGAAGGCGCGCGGCGCCGTGGTCGTGATCGCTGAGCGCGCGGCCGAATGTCCGCTGCCCCTCGTCGTCGTCCAGGATGTGCGCGCAGCGCTCGCCCATGCGGCGGCGCGCTTCTATCCGCGACAGCCGCAAACGATCGTCGCCGTCACCGGCACGAGTGGCAAGACATCCGTCGTCGCCTTCCTGCGCCAGATCTGGGCGGCGCTCGGCCACGAGGCCGCGTCTCTCGGCACGGTGGGCGTTGTGGATTCT
It includes:
- the rsmH gene encoding 16S rRNA (cytosine(1402)-N(4))-methyltransferase RsmH produces the protein MGGDRGADLDPAAGGSVRHVPVLLEEAVAALRPRDGGRYLDATFGAGGYTRALLAAADTKVLALDRDPTAIAAGADLVAEAAGRLTLVEARFSELETVATSQGFAPLDGAVFDIGVSSMQFDEAERGFSFRGDGPLDMRMEGKGVSAAEIVNEADEETLADILYFYGEERAARRIARAIAHDRKLAPFLSTKPLAEMIARVAPGRPGDIHPATKSFQALRIAVNDELGQLLDGLAAAERVLAEGGRLAVVTFHSLEDRIVKQFLSERCGRGETGSRRLPGERAPPPPSFVCEGRQPVAPTQEETAANPRARSAKLRHGTRTAAPPFPLTDKLVRLVRLPARDKGKA
- the ftsL gene encoding cell division protein FtsL yields the protein MIRLLNIVAISALVGSAVYAYTIKYQTSYRAEQIAKTKLEIKAERDAIAVLRADWAYMTRPERLQPLADQYLPDMKPLQVTQLVPAQALPQKTRTDSIGAKLSEIGLSVSATPPAIPAAPTTTPKSEPAKAKSATPKVTNAARAPNAGPSASSQEPKKP
- a CDS encoding peptidoglycan D,D-transpeptidase FtsI family protein, with translation MAFAAEAQKPSRWRAMVRSVFSTSLDKSGPRMRLAALGFLALYGVIGAKLVYLGFRPEPATTRRAAAEAVAASRPDILDRNGEVLASDVKVMSVFAEPRRLIDKDEATELLTAVLPDVDSKELRDRLGSKKGFVWVKREVSPHQRDEVFHLGLPGVGLIAENKRVYPNGPIGAHVLGFANVDNQGIAGIEKYIDGQGLADLHNLGFGGTPDELQPVTLSLDIRATHALRDELVRGVEHFKAKAGAAAIMDVNTGELIALASYPDYDPNKPTEALDPIHINRMNVGVYEMGSTFKALTIAMALDSGKVNLNSRLDARGALSFGRFKIHDYHAQNRALTVPEVFTYSSNVGTARMAMGQGVEKHKAFLRKMGQLTRMRTELPESAEPIVPRNWGELNTMTIAFGHGLAVAPLQAMMAVGALMNGGYLMTPTFLKRTPEEAMKNAVQVIKPETSEAMRYLMRLNAEIGTAKKVDINGYYVGGKTGTAEKVIGGHYSKTRLFTTFMAVSPADKPKYLFLTIMDEPQGLPETGGYATAAYNSGHVTGQIIERVGPILGLAPRFEPPHLPFPLLAKLGYGMANVPATGGHGH